One window of Elaeis guineensis isolate ETL-2024a chromosome 11, EG11, whole genome shotgun sequence genomic DNA carries:
- the LOC105054140 gene encoding dihydrodipicolinate reductase-like protein CRR1, chloroplastic isoform X2: MATLNCPFHPTSCTKSPRTNATSIISCSMQPSQNNIKVVINGATKEIGKAAIVAVTRARGMEVAGAIDTNLVGQDAGKICDMEEALEIPILNDLTMVLGSIAQSKATGVMVEFTDPSTVYDNVKQAAAFGLRSVVYVPKIQLDTVTALSAFCEKASMGCLVTPTLSIGSVLLQQAAIQAAFHYNNVEIVESRPDPLELPSTDATQIANNLSDLGQRYNREDISTDIPARGQVVGEDGVRVHSLVLPGLPSSTTVHFSGPGEVYSLRHDITNVQCLMPGLILAIRKVVRLKNLIYGLEKFL; encoded by the exons ATGGCTACTTTGAACTGCCCATTTCACCCCACAAGCTGCACCAAGTCGCCGAGAACCAACGCCACCTCCATCATCTCGTGTTCAATGCAACCTTCCCAAAACAACATCAAG GTGGTGATCAACGGTGCAACCAAAGAGATAGGAAAGGCCGCCATCGTAGCAGTAACAAGAGCCAGGGGAATGGAGGTGGCTGGTGCTATAGATACTAATTTAGTAGGACAAGATGCTGGAAAG ATATGTGACATGGAAGAAGCTTTGGAGATACCTATACTTAATGATCTCACCATGGTTTTGGGTTCCATAGCACAG tCAAAAGCAACTGGTGTGATGGTGGAATTCACTGACCCTTCAACCGTCTATGATAATGTTAAACAG GCAGCAGCTTTTGGCTTGAGGAGTGTTGTCTATGTGCCGAAGATTCAGTTAGATACAGTGACTGCACTGTCTGCCTTCTGTGAGAAAGCCAGCATG GGTTGTCTTGTTACCCCCACACTTTCCATTGGCTCTGTGCTCCTCCAACAAGCTGCAATTCAAGCTGCATTCCACTACAACAATGTTGAAATTGTGGAATCAAGGCCGGATCCATTG GAACTCCCATCAACTGATGCAACCCAAATTGCTAACAATCTATCAGATCTTGGTCAGAGGTATAACAGAGAGGATATTTCTACAGACATTCCA GCAAGGGGTCAGGTAGTAGGTGAAGATGGAGTCCGTGTACATAGTTTGGTCCTTCCAGGTCTTCCTTCTAGTACAACAGTCCACTTCTCAGGTCCAGGAGAG GTTTACTCCCTGCGACATGATATAACAAATGTTCAGTGCCTTATGCCAGGCCTAATCTTGGCCATTCGAAAGGTGGTGCGCCTGAAG AACCTGATCTATGGCTTGGAGAAATTCTTGTAG
- the LOC105054140 gene encoding dihydrodipicolinate reductase-like protein CRR1, chloroplastic isoform X1 — protein MATLNCPFHPTSCTKSPRTNATSIISCSMQPSQNNIKEVVINGATKEIGKAAIVAVTRARGMEVAGAIDTNLVGQDAGKICDMEEALEIPILNDLTMVLGSIAQSKATGVMVEFTDPSTVYDNVKQAAAFGLRSVVYVPKIQLDTVTALSAFCEKASMGCLVTPTLSIGSVLLQQAAIQAAFHYNNVEIVESRPDPLELPSTDATQIANNLSDLGQRYNREDISTDIPARGQVVGEDGVRVHSLVLPGLPSSTTVHFSGPGEVYSLRHDITNVQCLMPGLILAIRKVVRLKNLIYGLEKFL, from the exons ATGGCTACTTTGAACTGCCCATTTCACCCCACAAGCTGCACCAAGTCGCCGAGAACCAACGCCACCTCCATCATCTCGTGTTCAATGCAACCTTCCCAAAACAACATCAAG GAGGTGGTGATCAACGGTGCAACCAAAGAGATAGGAAAGGCCGCCATCGTAGCAGTAACAAGAGCCAGGGGAATGGAGGTGGCTGGTGCTATAGATACTAATTTAGTAGGACAAGATGCTGGAAAG ATATGTGACATGGAAGAAGCTTTGGAGATACCTATACTTAATGATCTCACCATGGTTTTGGGTTCCATAGCACAG tCAAAAGCAACTGGTGTGATGGTGGAATTCACTGACCCTTCAACCGTCTATGATAATGTTAAACAG GCAGCAGCTTTTGGCTTGAGGAGTGTTGTCTATGTGCCGAAGATTCAGTTAGATACAGTGACTGCACTGTCTGCCTTCTGTGAGAAAGCCAGCATG GGTTGTCTTGTTACCCCCACACTTTCCATTGGCTCTGTGCTCCTCCAACAAGCTGCAATTCAAGCTGCATTCCACTACAACAATGTTGAAATTGTGGAATCAAGGCCGGATCCATTG GAACTCCCATCAACTGATGCAACCCAAATTGCTAACAATCTATCAGATCTTGGTCAGAGGTATAACAGAGAGGATATTTCTACAGACATTCCA GCAAGGGGTCAGGTAGTAGGTGAAGATGGAGTCCGTGTACATAGTTTGGTCCTTCCAGGTCTTCCTTCTAGTACAACAGTCCACTTCTCAGGTCCAGGAGAG GTTTACTCCCTGCGACATGATATAACAAATGTTCAGTGCCTTATGCCAGGCCTAATCTTGGCCATTCGAAAGGTGGTGCGCCTGAAG AACCTGATCTATGGCTTGGAGAAATTCTTGTAG